One region of Chionomys nivalis unplaced genomic scaffold, mChiNiv1.1 scaffold_108, whole genome shotgun sequence genomic DNA includes:
- the LOC130869169 gene encoding serine/arginine repetitive matrix protein 2-like, which yields MRADGGTVPFSTRRPRRGGGGTERGFRLGPASENKEETHQESGSGPTDTGPATDDAPANRARGGEPHGRPRGGSPTPTAACLGNGHPPREERESEGAAGRRRLPTGPPAPPTPGTERRPPRGVFKPTRRNAVARYPDRGRGRRREREDRRRDDAPGRAPSRDTGSVRHARPGATARGRAGRRRGALPFPPRRGGNTDAHHPPETEHGRAGRERGDTPAGRCGAVRQQRELDGGEREREEEPPSTVSRQRRAEHGSSDGARRASRDARERAGHTEDRRPGQAGGERRENRGRRLARRNDGNPRRSPPDNTAAGSEQRHDGTRTDEREKSEREEGGGWPEPREATRREPPSRRETDALPRDAPRLLTTPRFQAGGRGRALESGCGAATGNRQSGRRHTAPTGLAGETGGGPPPGREAEAEGTGTPRKAGPRACSETRRERREGERGDDTRTGFPSRDGRGDAAAHDARTGRTSGTGRVIDRSPHRRRTGGKKKARKWGVSHRQAPNPVRWRFPTRDAPSRRTTTTTGPEESPDAPRTADPPPRRRRRTSAKPPSLARFPKRAKPASLAPSRTDPPPRQTRPPPPKDPPAATGPDASGDAPGDDRPPFSKGRTRERGHDPAKPEPDPRPRGGTGQPLLPNRGNAAGEGERGDSHTAHNTSDARTRRAQRGRGPRERQRRGSAGGTARGGHGRRTGGTREPTATQPRSLPCSAPRPDRGAYAPSGERGDRGPAALGRAHTRPLRSPPRVTRPGLRHDTPASRHALLSRVVPPRTRSEEARAAVGDTNARVSPPKDGTRRGAPGRSYAHREVRACWGDQAGRRETPSTPAHRIAREGTLFSLRAGGTDPARRASGRGSARAGGATHTPLDDLERSEAGGPAVSARLLLPFRGAFLSVRGHRGPDREKT from the exons ATGAGAGCTGACGGCGGCACAGTCCCCTTCTCCACCCGCCGCCCCCGGAGAGGCGGCGGGGGAACGGAGAGGGGGTTTCGCCTCGGGCCGGCCagcgagaacaaggaagaaacacaCCAGGAAAGCGGGTCGGGACCGACAGACACGGGGCCCGCGACCGACGACGCACCGGCGAACCGGGCACGCGGAGGCGAGCCCCACGGGCGCCCGAGAGGGGGCTCCCCAACCCCGACCGCGGCGTGCCTCGGGAACGGCCACCCGCCGCGTGAGGAACGGGAGTCCGAGGGAGCCGCCGGACGCCGACGGCTCCCTAcgggcccccccgcccccccgaccCCGGGGACGGAGAGGCGACCCCCCCGGGGGGTCTTTAAACCTACGCGCCGGAACGCGGTAGCTAGGTACCCggacagggggcgggggcggagacgCGAGAGGGAGGACCGCCGCCGCGACGACGCACCCGGTCGCGCACCCTCGCGCGACACCGGCTCCGTCCGGCACGCGCGCCCGGGAGCCACGGCGAGAGGCCGCGCGGGACGCCGACGCGGggcgctccccttccccccccgaCGGGGGGGGAACACGGACGCGCACCACCCCCCAGAAACAGAACACGGAAGAGCCGGACGGGAAAGAGGGGACACACCCGCGGGCCGCTGCGGTGCGGTGAGGCAGCAGCGGGAGTTGGACGGAGGAGAGCGAGAGCGGGAAGAAGAGCCGCCGTCCACCGTGAGCCGCCAGCGGCGAGCCGAACACGGGTCCTCGGACGGGGCGAGGAGAGCGA GCCGAGACGCGCGGGAGCGAGCGGGGCACACGGAGGACAGAAGAcccgggcaggcgggcggggagAGACGCGAGAACCGCGGACGGCGGCTCGCCCGAAGGAACGATGGGAATCCCCGGAGATCCCCCCCCGACAACACCGCCGCAGGGAGCGAGCAGCGCCACGACGGGACGCGGACGGACGAGCGGGAGAAGAGCGAGCGGGAGGAGGGCGGCGGGTGGCCGGAACCGAGAGAGGCCACCCGTCGGGAACCGCCGAGCCGCCGCGAGACGGACGCGCTCCCGCGCGACGCACCGCGCCTACTGACCACGCCGCGGTTCCAAGCCGGCGGCCGCGGGCGGGCGCTCGAGAGCGGGTGCGGGGCCGCG ACCGGGAACCGGCAGAGCGGGAGACGACACACCGCGCCAACGGGCTTGGCGGGAGAGACGGGCGGCGGGCCACCCCCCGGAcgagaggcggaggcggaggggaCCGGGACACCGCGAAAAGCCGGGCCGCGCGCGTGCTCGGAAACGCGGCGGGAGaggcgggagggggagagaggcgacGACACGCGGACGGGCTTTCCCTCGAGGGACGGGAGGGGGGACGCCGCGGCCCACGACGCACGGACGGGCCGGACCTCGGGGACGGGGAGAGTCATCGACCGGAGCCCCCACCGTCGCCGCaccggagggaaaaaaaaagcacgcAAGTGGGGGGTATCTCACCGCCAGGCACCCAACCCGGTGCGGTGGCGGTTCCCCACACGAGACGCGCCTTCCcggaggacgacgacgacgacggggCCGGAAGAGTCCCCAGACGCACCTCGGACGGCGGACCCACCGCCACGCCGCAGACGACGGACGTCCGCTAAGCCTCCTTCCCTCGCGAGGTTCCCGAAACGCGCGAAGCCCGCCTCTCTCGCACCCTCTCGCACGGACCCACCGCCGAGACAgacgcgcccgccgccgccgaagGACCCCCCGGCGGCGACGGGCCCCGACGCGTCCGGCGACGCGCCGGGAGACGACCGACCGCCGTTCTCCAAAGGCCGCACCCGAGAGAGAGGTCACGACCCCGCAAAGCCAGAACCGGATCCCCGGCCCCGAGGAGGGACGGGTCAACCGCTGCTCCCCAACCGTGGGAACGCTGCCGGGGAGGGGGAGCGAGGCGACTCCCACACGGCACACAACACGAGCGACGCACGCACGCGACGCGCGCAGCGAGGCCGCGGTCCGCGGGAACGGCAAAGACGGGGAAGCGCGGGAGGGACCGCTCGCGGCGGGCACGGACGGCGGACGGGTGGGACCCGGgagcccaccgccacccagccccgCTCTCTTCCCTGCTCGGCTCCGCGCCCCGACCGAGGCGCGTACGCACCCTCGGGGGAGCGGGGGGATCGGGGTCCCGCGGCACTCGGGCGCGCGCACACGCGGCCCCTTCGTTCCCCGCCACGGGTAACACGTCCCGGGCTCCGGCACGACACGCCGGCGTCACGACACGCTCTCTTGTCCCGCGTGGTTCCTCCCCGGACTCGGAGCGAGGAGGCGCGGGCCGCAGTGGGCGACACAAACGCTCGGGTTTCCCCCCCCAAAGACGGGACGCGGCGAGGGGCACCCGGCCGAAGCTACGCGCATCGGGAGGTCAGGGCGTGCTGGGGCGACCAGGCGGGCCGACGGGAGACCCCAAGCACGCCCGCTCATCGGATCGCTAGAGAAGGCACTCTTTTCTCACTGAGGGCGGGCGGGACGGACCCGGCCCGACGAGCCTCCGGCCGCGGCAGCGCAAGAGCCGGGGGAGCGACACACACACCGCTCGATGATCTCGAGCGCAGCGAGGCGGGGGGGCCTGCGGTATCGGCAAGGCTCTTACTTCCTTTCCGGGGCGCGTTCTTGAGCGTTCGCGGACACAGGGGACCGGACCGAGAGAAAACATAA